Proteins encoded in a region of the Pseudomonas putida genome:
- a CDS encoding LysR family transcriptional regulator — translation MEFKQLRSFIEVVHRGGFTQAAQTLHISQSAVSKQVAQLEQDVGQPLLERQASQLHLTAAGRIVLERGEALLRQRQALLNELDDLSLMERGELRLGLPMLGSDALFAGLFAEYRRRHPNIAIQLLEGGSRSVEQAVRSGELELGGSLTPSDEAFDYQPFCNEPLDALLPAGHALSGLAGVDLGQLADTPFLLYQRSFVLNDRLLKACQQQGFTPKEGGRSGQADFLAALVAAGQGVVLLPRVVAKALERPGVVRVPLRSPEDLRWDIAFIWRRGAYLSRAAQAWLALLRELNA, via the coding sequence ATGGAATTCAAACAACTGCGCAGCTTTATCGAAGTGGTCCACCGGGGCGGTTTTACCCAGGCCGCACAGACGCTGCACATCAGCCAGTCGGCGGTGAGCAAGCAGGTAGCCCAGCTGGAGCAAGATGTGGGCCAGCCGCTGCTGGAGCGTCAGGCCTCGCAACTGCACCTGACCGCTGCCGGGCGCATCGTGCTGGAGCGTGGCGAAGCCCTGCTGCGTCAGCGTCAGGCGTTGCTCAACGAACTGGACGATCTCAGCCTGATGGAGCGTGGCGAACTGCGCCTGGGTTTACCGATGCTAGGCAGCGACGCCTTGTTCGCCGGCCTGTTCGCCGAGTACCGACGGCGCCACCCGAACATCGCCATCCAACTGCTCGAAGGCGGTAGCCGCAGCGTCGAACAGGCTGTCAGAAGCGGCGAGCTGGAACTGGGCGGCAGCTTGACGCCCAGTGACGAGGCATTCGACTACCAGCCGTTCTGCAACGAACCCCTGGACGCCTTGCTGCCGGCTGGGCATGCCTTGTCGGGCTTGGCCGGAGTGGACCTGGGGCAACTGGCCGATACGCCGTTCTTGCTGTACCAGCGCAGCTTCGTGCTTAACGATCGGCTGTTGAAGGCGTGTCAGCAGCAGGGCTTTACCCCGAAAGAAGGCGGGCGCAGTGGCCAGGCAGATTTTTTGGCGGCGCTGGTGGCGGCGGGCCAGGGTGTGGTGTTGCTGCCCCGGGTGGTAGCAAAAGCGCTGGAGCGCCCCGGGGTGGTGCGTGTGCCGCTGCGTTCGCCGGAAGACCTGCGGTGGGATATCGCGTTCATCTGGCGACGCGGGGCCTATCTGTCACGGGCGGCTCAGGCGTGGCTGGCCTTGTTGCGCGAGCTCAACGCCTGA
- a CDS encoding SDR family oxidoreductase — protein MSEPVHLQDRVVIVTGAGGGLGRAHALLFAARGARVVVNDLGGSTHGEGASASAADRVVEEIRAAGGSAIANHDSVSHGARIVEQALDTFGRVDVLVNNAGILRDKTFHKMDDSDWEQVYQVHVEGAFKVTRAAWPHLREQNWGRVIFTASTSGIYGNFGQANYGMAKLGLYGLTRTLAIEGRKHGILVNAIAPTGGTRMTEGLIPPQVFERLKPELVSPLVVYLGSEQCQGTGELFEVGGGWVGKVRWERSLGVGFDPREGFTPEQVAEHWAQIGDFDGAVHPQDSLQALQQMMANLQKYPLG, from the coding sequence ATGAGCGAGCCCGTCCATTTGCAAGATCGCGTGGTGATCGTCACCGGCGCCGGTGGCGGCCTGGGCCGCGCCCACGCGCTGCTGTTCGCCGCGCGGGGTGCCAGGGTGGTGGTCAACGACCTTGGCGGTTCTACCCACGGGGAAGGTGCCAGCGCCTCGGCCGCCGACCGGGTGGTGGAGGAGATCCGCGCCGCCGGTGGCAGCGCCATCGCCAACCATGACTCGGTCAGCCACGGTGCACGTATCGTCGAGCAGGCGCTGGACACGTTCGGCCGGGTCGATGTGCTGGTGAACAACGCTGGCATCCTGCGCGACAAGACCTTTCACAAGATGGACGACAGCGATTGGGAGCAGGTGTACCAGGTGCATGTCGAAGGGGCCTTCAAAGTCACCCGCGCCGCCTGGCCACACTTGCGCGAGCAAAACTGGGGGCGGGTGATCTTCACGGCTTCCACCTCGGGTATCTACGGCAACTTTGGGCAGGCCAATTACGGCATGGCCAAGCTGGGCCTGTACGGGTTGACCCGCACGCTGGCCATCGAAGGGCGCAAGCACGGCATCCTGGTCAACGCCATTGCTCCCACGGGCGGTACCCGCATGACCGAGGGGCTGATCCCACCCCAGGTATTCGAGCGGCTCAAGCCCGAGCTGGTCAGCCCACTGGTGGTTTACCTGGGCAGCGAGCAGTGCCAGGGCACGGGGGAGCTGTTCGAGGTGGGCGGCGGCTGGGTGGGCAAGGTGCGTTGGGAGCGCAGCCTGGGAGTGGGTTTTGATCCGCGCGAGGGGTTTACCCCGGAGCAGGTGGCGGAGCACTGGGCGCAAATCGGCGACTTTGACGGGGCGGTGCATCCTCAGGACAGTTTGCAGGCATTGCAGCAGATGATGGCGAACCTGCAGAAGTACCCGCTGGGCTGA
- a CDS encoding MerR family transcriptional regulator, producing the protein MNEQGRSPVIDASFEQQELFPIREVSRLTGVNAVTLRAWERRYGLIQPIRTDSGHRLYSQADIDEVRRILGWLERGVSVSKVGSILARGHALAGQAGGATDAWQRWQHQIRLAVQSFDLAGLDRLYEMVFAASTLDQVFAEVFMPVWHDMAVRQGGYGQTSEWLFLDQFLRGRVFARLQLAHVPRSRNVLLAPLPGQCHELELLVTSLLLSSEETGVTLLASGQPLRELALVCERLKPDALVLFSHQAPTAETTRHVTRLAAMLECPLLLAGEAAEVAQESLAGSLVACLGAQGSVMRQRLRQFLAGQLDT; encoded by the coding sequence ATGAACGAACAGGGACGTAGTCCGGTTATCGATGCCAGCTTCGAGCAGCAGGAGCTGTTTCCGATTCGTGAAGTTTCCCGCCTGACTGGCGTCAACGCCGTGACCCTGCGTGCCTGGGAGCGCCGCTATGGCCTGATCCAGCCAATTCGCACCGACAGTGGCCACCGCCTGTACTCACAGGCCGACATCGACGAGGTCCGCCGTATCCTTGGCTGGCTGGAGCGCGGTGTGTCGGTCAGCAAGGTGGGTAGTATTCTCGCGCGAGGCCATGCCCTTGCCGGGCAGGCGGGTGGCGCGACAGATGCCTGGCAGCGTTGGCAGCACCAGATTCGTCTAGCGGTGCAGAGCTTCGATCTGGCAGGCCTGGATCGCCTTTACGAGATGGTATTTGCCGCCAGCACCCTGGATCAGGTTTTCGCCGAAGTGTTCATGCCTGTGTGGCACGACATGGCCGTGCGGCAAGGCGGCTACGGGCAGACCAGTGAATGGCTGTTCCTTGACCAGTTCCTGCGCGGTCGGGTGTTCGCCCGTCTGCAGCTTGCCCATGTGCCGCGCAGCCGTAACGTGTTGTTGGCGCCGTTGCCGGGGCAGTGTCATGAACTTGAGTTGCTGGTAACCAGCCTGCTTCTGAGCAGCGAGGAAACAGGTGTGACCCTACTGGCGAGCGGGCAGCCGCTGCGAGAACTGGCGTTGGTCTGCGAACGTCTGAAGCCGGACGCTCTGGTGCTGTTTTCTCATCAGGCACCGACAGCAGAAACTACCCGGCACGTTACGCGCCTGGCGGCGATGCTGGAATGCCCGTTGTTGCTGGCCGGCGAAGCGGCAGAAGTGGCACAGGAGAGCTTGGCTGGCAGCCTTGTCGCTTGCCTGGGGGCGCAAGGTAGTGTGATGCGCCAGCGTTTGCGGCAGTTCCTGGCCGGTCAGCTCGATACCTGA
- a CDS encoding antibiotic biosynthesis monooxygenase, translated as MSTPPVTLMVSRRAAHGRYQDLLAWLHEGEQLATDFPGYLGSGILAPPRDGDEFQIIFRFSDEPTLHAWEHSASRRAWLQRGNGLFERPKEARISGIDDWFGTNMVQKPPRWKQAVAIWLAFFPVSLAFNLLFGHWLSALDLIPRVLLSTLALTPLMVYLFIPLSTRLLASWLLASPATTGALRSR; from the coding sequence ATGTCTACCCCACCCGTCACCTTGATGGTGTCGCGCCGCGCCGCCCATGGCCGCTACCAGGACCTGCTGGCCTGGCTGCACGAAGGCGAGCAGCTGGCCACCGACTTCCCCGGTTACCTCGGCTCGGGCATCCTCGCCCCGCCACGCGATGGCGACGAATTCCAGATCATCTTCCGTTTCAGCGACGAGCCCACCTTGCATGCCTGGGAACATTCCGCTTCGCGGCGGGCTTGGCTGCAGCGCGGCAACGGCCTGTTCGAGCGCCCCAAAGAGGCGCGCATAAGCGGCATCGATGACTGGTTTGGCACCAACATGGTGCAAAAACCACCGCGCTGGAAGCAGGCCGTGGCCATCTGGCTGGCGTTCTTCCCGGTATCGCTGGCATTCAACCTGCTGTTCGGCCACTGGTTGTCGGCACTCGACCTGATACCCCGCGTACTGCTCAGCACTTTGGCCCTGACGCCGCTGATGGTGTACCTGTTCATCCCGTTGTCCACCCGCTTGCTAGCCAGTTGGCTGCTGGCCTCCCCGGCCACCACTGGCGCCTTGCGCAGCCGCTGA
- a CDS encoding IclR family transcriptional regulator: MTKASSPADNGKQKVRSAEVGTDILKALAELSPSTSLSRLAEHVQMPASKVHRYLQALIASGFAEQDAATNHYGLGREALRVGLAALGSIDVLKTAALPLSQLRDELNESCFIAVWGNQGATVVSIEPAVRAVTVVTQMGSVLPLLTSSTGLVFAAYLPERETVELRDRELAALQHHADDYQPVLAGIRERGLHHVHGLLMPGVDALSAPVFNAMGQVAAVMTVVGPTSIFHADEHGPAAQRLLAAARETSWRMGYSPAT; the protein is encoded by the coding sequence ATGACCAAAGCCAGCTCCCCCGCCGACAACGGCAAGCAGAAAGTCCGCTCGGCGGAGGTCGGCACCGACATCCTCAAGGCCCTTGCCGAGTTGTCCCCGTCCACCTCGCTGTCACGCCTGGCGGAACATGTGCAAATGCCGGCAAGCAAAGTGCACCGTTACCTGCAAGCGCTGATCGCCAGCGGCTTTGCCGAACAGGATGCCGCCACCAACCATTACGGCCTGGGACGCGAGGCATTGCGGGTGGGGCTGGCGGCGCTGGGCAGCATCGATGTGCTGAAAACTGCCGCACTGCCGCTGTCGCAACTGCGCGACGAACTTAACGAGAGCTGCTTCATTGCCGTGTGGGGCAACCAGGGCGCGACCGTGGTCAGCATTGAACCGGCGGTGCGTGCAGTTACCGTGGTGACGCAGATGGGCTCGGTGCTGCCGCTGCTCACCTCCTCCACCGGCCTGGTGTTCGCCGCCTACCTGCCCGAGCGCGAAACCGTCGAGTTGCGTGACCGCGAACTGGCCGCCCTGCAGCACCACGCCGACGATTACCAGCCGGTGCTGGCAGGCATTCGCGAACGTGGCCTGCACCATGTGCACGGCCTGCTGATGCCGGGCGTGGACGCCCTGTCGGCGCCGGTGTTCAATGCCATGGGGCAGGTGGCGGCGGTGATGACCGTGGTCGGGCCGACTTCGATCTTCCACGCCGACGAACATGGCCCAGCGGCGCAACGGCTACTGGCGGCAGCGCGGGAAACCAGCTGGCGCATGGGCTATTCGCCCGCTACCTGA
- a CDS encoding phosphate-starvation-inducible protein PsiE, whose protein sequence is MNIKWAEKLRKGLHGSADSLGNLCVEAFHYLALFGIGAITAYAAVVTFLDMLGKGGVSVDDILLLFIYLELGAMVGIYFKTNHMPIRFLLYVAITALTRLLIGDVSHHKAPDEGLLYLCGGILLLAFSILVVRYASYRYPSTKVLDANGKEVEEGK, encoded by the coding sequence GTGAACATCAAGTGGGCAGAAAAGCTGCGCAAGGGCCTGCACGGCTCGGCGGACTCGCTGGGCAACCTGTGCGTCGAGGCCTTCCATTACCTGGCGCTGTTCGGCATTGGCGCGATTACCGCCTATGCGGCAGTGGTGACCTTCCTGGACATGCTTGGCAAGGGTGGGGTCAGTGTCGATGACATCCTGCTGCTGTTCATCTACCTGGAGCTGGGGGCGATGGTCGGTATCTACTTCAAGACCAACCACATGCCGATCCGCTTCCTGTTGTACGTGGCGATTACCGCGCTGACCCGTCTGCTGATCGGCGATGTCTCGCACCACAAGGCGCCGGACGAAGGGCTGTTGTACCTGTGCGGCGGCATCTTGTTGCTGGCCTTCTCGATTCTGGTGGTGCGCTACGCCTCGTACCGCTACCCCTCGACCAAGGTGCTGGATGCCAACGGCAAGGAAGTGGAGGAGGGCAAGTAG
- the maiA gene encoding maleylacetoacetate isomerase, with protein sequence MELYTYYRSTSSYRVRIALALKGLAYQSLPVNLLQGEQRGADYTAVNPQGRVPALRTDGGELLVQSPAIIEYLEEVYPQPALLPTTAVERAKVRGVAAIIGCDIHPLHNVSVLNRLRQAGQDEGQVNQWIGYWISQGLAAVERLIGDHGFCFGDTPGLADVYLIPQLYAAERFNIDLDSFPRILRVAALAAAHPAFAKAHPAQQPDSPAQ encoded by the coding sequence ATGGAGCTGTACACCTATTACCGTTCCACCTCGTCCTACCGGGTGCGCATTGCCTTGGCATTGAAGGGGCTGGCTTACCAGTCCCTGCCAGTCAACCTGCTGCAGGGGGAGCAGCGCGGTGCGGACTATACCGCCGTCAACCCGCAGGGCCGCGTGCCAGCCTTGCGCACTGACGGCGGTGAGTTGCTGGTGCAGTCGCCAGCCATCATCGAGTACCTGGAAGAGGTTTATCCACAACCTGCGTTGCTACCGACCACGGCCGTGGAAAGGGCAAAGGTGCGTGGTGTGGCGGCAATCATCGGCTGCGACATTCACCCGTTGCACAACGTCAGCGTGCTCAACCGGCTGCGCCAGGCGGGTCAGGACGAAGGGCAGGTCAATCAGTGGATCGGTTACTGGATAAGCCAGGGGCTGGCAGCAGTGGAGCGACTGATTGGCGATCACGGCTTCTGCTTTGGCGATACGCCTGGGTTGGCGGATGTGTACCTGATCCCGCAGTTGTATGCGGCCGAGCGCTTCAACATCGACCTCGACAGCTTCCCGCGCATCCTGCGGGTTGCCGCACTGGCGGCCGCGCACCCGGCGTTCGCCAAGGCCCACCCCGCCCAGCAGCCGGACAGCCCGGCTCAGTGA
- a CDS encoding SirB1 family protein has protein sequence MKPRQACLACLEREPVALLEAALWIAAEHDRSVEPAASLATLNELQREISANLPMLPVCELAQPLLRQLIALGFQQDEYHPLRPHAAMMDKVLQRRRGQPLTLAILSLELARRLSIPLEGVGFPGHFLLRVPGADHLLDPCGGRRLYPSDCRELLARQFGPHVALTAEHMRSATPLQMLQRLSRNLRQLHISNDDHLAALIDAERVMQLGPVQVSDYVTRASLYQQLDCPQAERFDLEHALLLTEDPVQRLKLSERIGKLPAANRSLH, from the coding sequence ATGAAGCCACGTCAAGCCTGCCTGGCCTGCCTGGAACGCGAGCCTGTCGCCCTGCTGGAAGCCGCATTGTGGATTGCCGCCGAGCACGATCGTAGTGTCGAGCCCGCGGCCAGCCTTGCCACCCTGAACGAGCTGCAGCGCGAGATAAGCGCCAACCTGCCGATGCTGCCAGTGTGCGAACTGGCCCAGCCACTGCTGCGCCAACTGATTGCGCTGGGCTTTCAGCAGGATGAATACCACCCGTTACGCCCGCATGCGGCGATGATGGACAAAGTACTGCAGCGCCGCCGCGGCCAACCGCTGACCCTGGCCATTCTTTCCCTGGAGCTGGCCCGGCGCTTGTCCATACCGCTGGAGGGCGTGGGCTTTCCTGGCCATTTCTTGCTGCGCGTGCCGGGTGCCGACCACCTGCTCGACCCCTGTGGCGGTCGGCGCTTGTACCCGAGTGACTGCCGCGAACTGCTGGCACGCCAGTTTGGCCCGCATGTGGCGCTGACGGCAGAGCACATGCGCAGCGCTACGCCGCTGCAGATGCTGCAACGCCTGTCGCGCAACCTGCGTCAACTGCACATCAGCAACGATGACCACCTGGCCGCGTTGATCGACGCCGAGCGGGTCATGCAGTTGGGCCCGGTGCAAGTCAGCGATTACGTGACCCGCGCTTCGCTCTACCAACAACTGGATTGCCCGCAGGCCGAGCGCTTCGACCTGGAGCATGCGTTGCTGCTGACGGAAGACCCGGTCCAGCGCCTGAAGCTGTCCGAGCGAATCGGCAAGCTTCCGGCGGCAAACCGTTCACTTCACTGA
- a CDS encoding LrgB family protein — MSLEPMPLFWLALTLLAYLGSRWLYRRSKRYLLSPLILVPVLLLAVAVPLHTAYAEYARNTHWLMSVLGPVTVAFAVPIWQQRAMLARHWPALMVGMVAGSCASIASSWGLAHLLALDSATSLSLVPRSITTPFAMPLAHDLGGVPELTAVFVMFTGVLGAMFGGVLLRWLPLRTPLARGALFGVGAHGAGVSRAQEVGREEGSVAGLVMVLTGLLNLFAAPLLAMLL; from the coding sequence ATGAGCCTTGAACCCATGCCGCTGTTCTGGCTGGCGCTGACCTTGCTGGCCTACCTGGGTAGCCGCTGGCTGTACCGGCGCAGCAAGCGCTACCTGCTGTCGCCATTGATCCTGGTGCCGGTTTTGCTGCTGGCGGTGGCCGTGCCGCTGCATACAGCCTATGCCGAGTATGCCCGCAACACCCACTGGTTGATGAGCGTGCTCGGCCCAGTGACCGTGGCTTTCGCGGTGCCGATCTGGCAGCAGCGGGCCATGCTGGCGCGCCATTGGCCAGCCCTGATGGTGGGCATGGTGGCTGGTAGCTGTGCCTCGATTGCCAGCTCCTGGGGCTTGGCGCACCTGCTGGCGCTGGACAGCGCAACCAGCCTGTCGCTGGTGCCGCGTTCGATCACCACGCCCTTCGCCATGCCGCTGGCCCACGACCTGGGTGGCGTGCCGGAACTGACGGCGGTGTTCGTGATGTTCACTGGCGTGCTCGGCGCCATGTTCGGCGGCGTGCTGCTGCGCTGGTTGCCGCTGCGTACACCGCTGGCACGGGGTGCGCTGTTTGGTGTTGGCGCGCATGGCGCCGGGGTCAGCCGGGCGCAGGAGGTGGGCCGCGAAGAAGGCTCGGTGGCCGGCCTGGTCATGGTCCTGACTGGGCTGCTCAACCTGTTCGCAGCGCCGCTGCTGGCCATGCTGCTCTGA
- the hmgA gene encoding homogentisate 1,2-dioxygenase: MNRDTSPDLHYLSGFGNEFASEALPGALPVGQNSPQKAPYGLYAELLSGTAFTMARSELRRTWLYRIRPSALHPRFERLARQPLSGPLGGINPNRLRWSPQPIPAEPTDFIEGWLPMVANAAAEKPAGVSIYIYRANRSMERVFFNADGELLLVPEQGRLRIATELGVMEVEPLEIAVIPRGMKFRVELLDGQARGYIAENHGAPLRIPDLGPIGSNGLANPRDFLTPVAHYEEAEAPVQLVQKFLGEHWACELQHSPLDVVAWHGSNVPYKYDLRRFNTIGTVSFDHPDPSIFTVLTSPTSVHGLANMDFVIFPPRWMVAENTFRPPWFHRNLMNEFMGLINGAYDAKAEGFLPGGASLHGVMSAHGPDAETCEKAIAADLAPHKIDNTMAFMFETSQVLRPSLQALECPQLQADYDSCWATLPSTFNPNRR, translated from the coding sequence ATGAATCGCGACACCTCACCCGACCTTCACTACCTCAGCGGCTTCGGCAACGAGTTTGCCAGCGAAGCGCTGCCAGGGGCCTTGCCGGTCGGGCAGAACTCGCCACAGAAGGCACCCTATGGGCTGTATGCCGAGCTGCTCTCGGGCACGGCGTTCACCATGGCCCGCAGCGAGCTGCGTCGCACCTGGCTGTATCGCATTCGCCCGTCTGCCTTGCACCCTCGTTTCGAGCGCCTGGCGCGTCAGCCGCTGAGCGGGCCGCTGGGGGGCATCAACCCCAACCGCCTGCGTTGGAGCCCACAGCCGATTCCCGCCGAACCGACCGATTTCATCGAGGGCTGGTTGCCCATGGTGGCCAACGCCGCAGCGGAAAAACCGGCTGGCGTGAGCATCTACATCTACCGCGCCAACCGTTCCATGGAGCGGGTGTTCTTCAACGCCGACGGTGAACTTTTGCTGGTACCGGAACAGGGCCGCCTGCGCATTGCCACTGAACTGGGCGTAATGGAAGTCGAGCCGCTTGAAATTGCGGTGATCCCGCGTGGCATGAAGTTCCGTGTGGAACTGCTCGACGGCCAGGCCCGTGGCTACATCGCCGAAAACCACGGCGCGCCGCTGCGTATTCCAGACCTGGGCCCGATCGGCAGCAATGGCCTGGCCAACCCACGCGATTTCCTCACCCCGGTGGCGCACTACGAAGAGGCCGAAGCGCCGGTGCAACTGGTGCAGAAATTCCTGGGCGAACACTGGGCTTGCGAGCTGCAGCACTCGCCGCTGGACGTGGTGGCCTGGCACGGCAGCAACGTGCCGTACAAATACGACCTGCGCCGCTTCAATACCATCGGCACCGTCAGTTTCGACCACCCGGACCCTTCGATCTTCACCGTGCTGACCTCGCCGACCAGCGTGCATGGCCTGGCCAACATGGACTTCGTGATCTTCCCGCCACGCTGGATGGTGGCCGAGAACACCTTCCGCCCGCCATGGTTCCACCGCAACCTGATGAACGAGTTCATGGGCTTGATCAATGGTGCCTACGACGCCAAGGCCGAGGGCTTCCTGCCTGGCGGTGCCTCGCTGCACGGCGTGATGAGCGCCCACGGCCCCGACGCCGAAACCTGCGAAAAAGCCATTGCCGCCGACCTGGCGCCGCACAAGATCGACAACACCATGGCCTTCATGTTCGAGACCAGCCAGGTGCTGCGCCCGAGCCTGCAAGCCCTTGAATGCCCGCAATTGCAGGCCGACTACGATAGTTGCTGGGCAACCTTGCCAAGCACCTTCAACCCGAACCGGAGATAA
- a CDS encoding CidA/LrgA family protein, whose amino-acid sequence MKPALLKKALRLLIELAILCALFLLGGQLASWLGWPIPGGVMGLALLLILFASGVLKPAMLQLGAGWLMAEMLLFFIPALMSLLDYGSLIREEGWRILLVIAVSTLMVMVVTALTVELVCRWRLRHEP is encoded by the coding sequence ATGAAACCCGCCTTATTGAAAAAAGCCCTGCGCCTGCTCATCGAGTTGGCGATCCTCTGTGCCCTGTTCCTGCTCGGCGGCCAGCTCGCCAGCTGGTTGGGCTGGCCGATCCCTGGCGGCGTGATGGGCCTGGCCCTGCTGTTGATACTGTTCGCTTCGGGTGTGCTCAAGCCGGCCATGTTGCAATTGGGCGCCGGCTGGCTGATGGCCGAGATGCTGCTGTTCTTCATCCCGGCGCTGATGAGCCTGTTGGACTACGGCTCGCTGATCCGTGAAGAGGGCTGGCGCATCTTGCTGGTAATCGCTGTGAGCACGTTGATGGTGATGGTGGTGACGGCATTGACCGTGGAACTGGTGTGCCGTTGGAGGTTACGCCATGAGCCTTGA
- a CDS encoding YebG family protein: MAVEVVYRSSRDPERLFMDKAEADRHDKMLELAERLAEVLHKAVPSLSEQQVEEAGIYMAKNRDVFARAFKSQPDALAELLEGGAAE, encoded by the coding sequence ATGGCCGTCGAAGTGGTGTACCGCAGCAGCCGCGACCCGGAGCGCTTGTTCATGGATAAGGCCGAAGCAGACCGTCACGACAAGATGCTCGAACTGGCCGAGCGCCTGGCCGAAGTGCTGCACAAGGCAGTGCCGTCGCTGAGCGAGCAACAGGTCGAGGAAGCCGGTATCTACATGGCCAAGAACCGCGATGTGTTCGCTCGGGCCTTCAAAAGCCAGCCGGATGCCCTGGCCGAGTTGCTAGAGGGTGGCGCTGCCGAGTGA
- a CDS encoding flavodoxin, producing the protein MLVSYVFTQFRNPLPDKVVIISGSVYGTAEEVARHAESLLKAAGLEAWHAARATLQDLQGFAPDALLAVTSTTGMGELPDNLMPLYSAIRDTLPAAWRGLPGAVIALGDSSYGDTYCGGGEQMRELFAELGVREVQPMLRLDASETVTPEADAEPWLAELASAFKA; encoded by the coding sequence ATGCTAGTATCCTACGTTTTCACTCAGTTTCGGAATCCTCTTCCCGATAAAGTCGTCATTATTTCCGGATCGGTCTACGGCACCGCCGAAGAAGTCGCACGTCACGCTGAATCGCTGCTCAAGGCAGCGGGGCTGGAGGCCTGGCATGCGGCCCGCGCCACCCTTCAGGATCTTCAAGGCTTTGCCCCCGACGCCTTGCTGGCCGTGACCTCGACCACCGGCATGGGCGAGCTGCCGGACAACCTCATGCCGCTGTACAGCGCCATTCGTGACACCCTGCCTGCGGCCTGGCGCGGCCTGCCGGGCGCAGTGATTGCGCTGGGCGATTCCAGCTATGGTGACACCTACTGTGGTGGTGGCGAGCAGATGCGCGAGCTGTTTGCCGAGCTGGGCGTGCGCGAAGTGCAGCCGATGCTGCGCCTGGATGCGAGCGAGACAGTGACCCCGGAGGCAGATGCCGAGCCGTGGTTGGCTGAGTTGGCGAGTGCCTTCAAAGCCTGA
- the folM gene encoding dihydromonapterin reductase — protein sequence MLGGNQRTDKLTAPNMNSPILVTGASQRVGLALALELAQAGHTVVSASRSIQPQAAHPNIVQFQADLCQPADRQALIDHLHTHYDGLRAIIHNASLWLDDGLDNLDTMFRLHVEAPYHLNLALGDLLAKVEKADIIHICDETSSRGSKSHIGYAATKAALQNMVLSFAEKYAPKVHVNGILPGLLILKEGGDEAYRQQTLKKALLEFEPGAGPLIETVKYLLASQYSTGSQVVINGGRHLKNRMT from the coding sequence ATGCTGGGTGGCAACCAAAGGACAGACAAGTTGACCGCCCCGAACATGAACAGCCCCATTCTCGTTACCGGAGCCAGCCAGCGCGTCGGGCTGGCCCTGGCCCTTGAACTGGCACAGGCCGGCCATACGGTGGTCAGTGCCAGCCGCAGCATCCAGCCACAGGCGGCCCACCCGAACATCGTGCAGTTCCAGGCCGACCTGTGCCAGCCGGCCGACCGCCAGGCCCTGATCGACCACCTGCACACCCATTACGACGGCTTGCGCGCCATCATCCATAACGCCTCACTGTGGCTCGACGATGGCCTCGACAACCTCGACACCATGTTCCGCCTGCACGTCGAAGCGCCCTACCACCTCAACCTGGCCCTGGGCGACCTGCTGGCCAAGGTGGAAAAGGCCGACATCATCCACATCTGCGACGAAACCTCTTCGCGCGGCAGTAAAAGCCACATCGGCTACGCCGCCACCAAGGCCGCGCTGCAGAACATGGTGCTGTCATTTGCCGAAAAATATGCGCCCAAGGTGCACGTGAACGGTATCCTGCCTGGGCTGCTGATCCTCAAGGAAGGGGGTGACGAAGCCTACCGCCAGCAAACCCTGAAAAAGGCCCTGCTGGAATTCGAACCCGGCGCCGGCCCGCTGATCGAGACCGTCAAGTACCTGCTCGCCAGCCAGTACAGCACCGGCAGCCAGGTGGTCATCAACGGTGGCCGCCACCTGAAGAACCGCATGACTTGA
- a CDS encoding PAS domain S-box protein: MINAQLLQSMVDASNDGIVVAEQEGDDTILIYVNAAFERLTGYSRDEVLYQDCRFLQADDRDQLGRARIRKALAEGRPCREVLRNYRKDGSAFWNELSITPVRSDADQRTYFIGIQKDVSRQVELERELAEMCARPKTDERA, encoded by the coding sequence ATGATCAACGCGCAATTGCTGCAATCGATGGTCGATGCGTCCAATGACGGGATCGTGGTCGCCGAACAGGAAGGCGACGACACTATCCTGATCTACGTGAACGCCGCCTTCGAACGCCTGACTGGCTACAGCCGCGACGAAGTCCTCTATCAGGATTGCCGCTTTCTGCAGGCCGACGACCGTGACCAGCTTGGCCGCGCGCGCATCCGCAAGGCCCTGGCCGAAGGCCGCCCGTGCCGCGAAGTGCTGCGCAACTACCGCAAGGATGGCAGCGCCTTCTGGAACGAACTGTCGATCACGCCGGTGAGAAGCGACGCCGACCAGCGCACCTACTTCATCGGCATCCAGAAAGACGTCAGCCGCCAGGTCGAACTGGAACGGGAACTGGCCGAAATGTGCGCTCGTCCGAAAACCGACGAACGCGCCTGA